A genomic segment from Luteolibacter ambystomatis encodes:
- the gatC gene encoding Asp-tRNA(Asn)/Glu-tRNA(Gln) amidotransferase subunit GatC gives MSNTHIDDRTLRNIANLARLELSEEETAVFRGQLEDILGYVDAISKLDVSGIEPTSYPAPVFDRMREDVPHESLDREAVLRNAPEQAQHQIRVPKVIAEA, from the coding sequence ATGTCGAACACGCACATCGATGACCGCACCCTGCGGAACATCGCCAACCTCGCCCGGCTGGAGCTGAGCGAGGAAGAGACCGCCGTTTTCAGGGGTCAGCTTGAGGACATCCTCGGCTACGTGGATGCGATTTCGAAGCTGGATGTCTCCGGCATCGAGCCCACGTCCTACCCGGCTCCTGTGTTCGACCGCATGCGCGAGGATGTCCCCCACGAAAGCCTCGACCGCGAAGCCGTGCTGCGGAACGCCCCGGAGCAGGCCCAGCACCAGATCCGCGTCCCGAAAGTCATCGCCGAAGCCTGA